The Ignavibacteriota bacterium genome has a window encoding:
- a CDS encoding DUF4159 domain-containing protein, producing MRTMLILGLSAVLCAGVWAQPEAPSSALRIGRVKYAGGGDWYNDPSAEVNLLRYARTAAGLDVDPAYSAVEAGSEQLFSFPVVFLTGHGNIVLSDRDVRNLRTYLQNGGFLYADDDYGMDRAFRREMKKVFPDQELTELPFSYGLYHAPFPFPSGPPKTHAHDDKPPRGYGLFHKGRLVVYYTFESNPSDGWVDPEVHGDPAEKREEALRFGTNILVWALSR from the coding sequence ATGCGGACGATGCTCATACTCGGCCTCAGTGCCGTCCTTTGTGCGGGTGTCTGGGCCCAGCCGGAGGCGCCGTCAAGCGCTCTCCGGATCGGGCGGGTGAAGTACGCCGGGGGGGGCGACTGGTACAATGATCCTTCGGCGGAAGTGAATCTGCTGCGGTATGCCCGCACTGCAGCAGGGTTGGATGTCGATCCCGCCTACTCGGCCGTCGAGGCCGGCAGCGAACAGCTTTTCTCCTTCCCGGTGGTCTTCCTCACCGGGCATGGCAACATCGTGTTGTCGGACAGGGATGTCCGCAACCTCCGCACGTATCTGCAGAATGGCGGCTTCCTCTATGCCGATGATGACTACGGCATGGACCGGGCATTCCGCCGGGAGATGAAGAAGGTCTTCCCGGATCAGGAACTCACCGAACTGCCATTCTCCTATGGCCTGTACCACGCGCCGTTCCCCTTCCCCTCGGGCCCTCCCAAGACGCATGCACACGACGACAAACCGCCACGCGGTTACGGCCTCTTTCATAAAGGACGCCTCGTCGTGTACTATACCTTCGAGAGCAATCCGAGCGATGGCTGGGTCGATCCTGAGGTCCACGGCGACCCGGCCGAAAAGCGGGAAGAGGCCCTGCGCTTCGGCACGAACATCCTGGTGTGGGCCCTTTCGAGGTGA
- the ftsA gene encoding cell division protein FtsA, which yields MDNIIVGLDIGTTKICAVVAGTDDNGKINILGIGRAPSDGMTRGVVTHIDRTTAAVSHAIQEAQASSGVAIRSVIVGIAGDHIQSFQSRGVVGISGPDHEVTRADIDRLIEDTKRVALPADRKIIHVIPQEFIIDGQDGIYDPLGMSGVRMEANVHIITGLVSAAQNIYKCVQRAGLEISDMVLEPLASSYAVLDDEEKEVGIALLDIGGGTTDLAVFEERTIRHTAVIGIAGRKVTDDIRKGLGILNEQAERLKKDHGCAYVNAVVDNDPLVLPGVGGRPPVEIDRHILAQIIQPRMEEILEIAALEIKRSGYAKHLAGGVVLTGGGALIKGTAELAKEVLGMPVKIGIPAGFSGGLVREIENPAYATAVGLIYHGLKHQASPAMDGSNAGSASSRKESKFTGIVNKARAWFEAL from the coding sequence ATGGATAACATCATCGTAGGCCTCGATATCGGCACCACCAAGATCTGTGCGGTGGTCGCGGGGACGGATGATAACGGCAAGATCAACATCCTTGGCATCGGGCGGGCGCCGTCGGATGGGATGACGCGCGGTGTGGTGACCCACATCGACCGTACGACCGCCGCCGTATCGCATGCCATCCAGGAAGCGCAGGCCTCCTCCGGCGTCGCGATCCGTTCGGTCATCGTCGGCATCGCAGGCGACCACATCCAGAGCTTCCAGAGCCGTGGCGTGGTCGGCATCAGCGGTCCGGACCATGAGGTGACACGTGCGGACATTGACCGGCTGATCGAAGACACGAAGCGTGTGGCGCTGCCGGCCGACCGGAAGATCATCCATGTGATCCCGCAGGAGTTCATCATCGACGGGCAGGACGGCATCTACGATCCGCTCGGGATGTCGGGCGTGCGCATGGAAGCCAACGTGCACATCATCACCGGGCTCGTGAGCGCCGCGCAGAACATCTACAAATGCGTGCAGCGCGCGGGGCTCGAGATCAGCGACATGGTGCTCGAGCCGCTCGCGTCCAGCTATGCGGTGCTGGACGATGAGGAGAAGGAGGTCGGCATTGCGCTGCTGGACATCGGCGGCGGTACCACGGACCTCGCGGTGTTCGAAGAGCGCACCATCCGTCATACGGCGGTCATCGGTATCGCCGGACGGAAGGTGACGGACGACATCCGGAAGGGCCTCGGCATCCTGAACGAACAGGCCGAACGCCTCAAGAAGGACCACGGATGTGCATATGTGAATGCCGTTGTGGATAACGATCCCCTCGTCCTCCCCGGTGTGGGCGGACGGCCGCCGGTCGAGATCGACAGGCACATCCTTGCACAGATCATCCAACCGCGCATGGAAGAGATCCTCGAGATCGCGGCGCTGGAGATCAAGCGCTCGGGCTACGCGAAGCATCTTGCCGGCGGCGTGGTGCTCACCGGTGGCGGAGCGCTCATCAAGGGGACGGCAGAACTGGCGAAGGAAGTGCTCGGCATGCCGGTGAAGATCGGTATCCCGGCCGGTTTCTCGGGCGGACTCGTCCGCGAGATCGAGAACCCGGCATACGCCACGGCGGTCGGCCTGATCTATCATGGCCTGAAGCATCAAGCGTCGCCGGCAATGGATGGCAGCAACGCTGGCAGCGCATCGTCGCGCAAGGAAAGCAAGTTCACGGGCATCGTGAACAAGGCCCGCGCCTGGTTCGAAGCATTGTAG
- the ftsZ gene encoding cell division protein FtsZ, which produces MIELDNGPDRGAKIRVVGVGGGGGNAVNSMIKKGLHGVDFFAVNTDVQALQRNSASNKIQIGKNLTRGLGAGADPTIGYRAVEEDREEIARALTGSDMVFVTAGMGGGTGTGGAPLVANIARSLGALVVGIVTRPFHCEGKKRASHADQGLDELRKQVDTLIIIPNQKLLDIVERNTPLTEAFDIANQVLYGATRGISELITVPGLINVDFADVRTVMREMGDAVMGTGVASGEHRAVEAAHMAISSPLLEDISIAGAQGVLVNITGGSSLSLFEVEEATKIIQEASGEEANVILGAVIDDQMTDEIMVTVIATGFNRRATPTVGSIRQPKQEPRLNIEKIPTGYRDLVSLDEPAYVRHGVALDTPQQRSAQAPVKERIDKSDHEKPAFLRKVMD; this is translated from the coding sequence GTGATCGAACTGGACAATGGTCCCGATCGTGGTGCTAAAATCCGTGTCGTTGGCGTGGGTGGGGGTGGAGGCAATGCCGTCAACAGCATGATCAAGAAGGGTCTGCACGGCGTGGACTTCTTTGCGGTCAACACCGACGTGCAGGCGCTCCAGCGCAACTCGGCGTCGAACAAGATCCAGATCGGCAAGAACCTGACCCGCGGTCTCGGCGCCGGTGCCGATCCCACGATCGGGTATCGTGCCGTGGAAGAGGACCGCGAAGAGATCGCGCGCGCGCTGACCGGGAGCGACATGGTGTTCGTGACGGCAGGCATGGGCGGCGGTACGGGTACGGGCGGTGCACCGCTCGTGGCCAACATCGCCCGCAGCCTCGGTGCCCTCGTGGTCGGGATCGTCACGCGCCCGTTCCACTGCGAAGGCAAGAAGCGTGCGTCGCATGCCGACCAGGGCCTCGATGAACTGCGCAAGCAGGTCGATACTCTGATCATCATCCCGAATCAGAAGCTGCTGGACATCGTGGAGCGCAACACGCCGCTCACCGAGGCCTTCGATATCGCCAACCAGGTGCTGTATGGCGCCACGCGTGGCATCTCGGAGCTCATCACGGTGCCCGGACTGATCAACGTGGACTTCGCCGATGTGCGCACGGTGATGCGTGAGATGGGTGATGCGGTGATGGGTACGGGCGTCGCCAGCGGCGAACACCGTGCCGTCGAGGCCGCGCACATGGCCATCTCGAGCCCGCTGCTGGAAGATATCTCCATCGCCGGCGCACAGGGTGTGCTCGTGAACATCACCGGCGGCTCGTCCCTGTCCCTTTTCGAGGTTGAGGAAGCCACAAAGATCATCCAGGAAGCATCGGGCGAAGAGGCCAACGTCATCCTTGGCGCCGTGATCGACGACCAGATGACCGACGAGATCATGGTCACCGTGATCGCGACCGGATTCAACCGCCGCGCCACGCCGACCGTCGGCTCGATCCGTCAGCCCAAGCAGGAACCGCGCCTGAACATCGAGAAGATCCCGACCGGCTATCGCGACCTCGTGTCGCTCGACGAGCCCGCATACGTCCGTCATGGCGTGGCCCTCGATACGCCCCAGCAGCGGTCGGCCCAGGCTCCTGTGAAGGAACGCATCGACAAATCGGACCATGAGAAGCCCGCATTCCTCCGGAAGGTGATGGACTGA
- a CDS encoding FtsQ-type POTRA domain-containing protein has translation MAQAPQGVSTKVRGIGSILLFLGLILLTATVSIGSYVWKSDLPARVAACDGNLIVPRETILRQAAVPLTGRMMDVDLGVIRTRVMKNPYFKDVSVHRDLPDRILIRVQERVPVAVLVAAKTMYVDSEGVMMPAIRSEHAFDLPVITGATAVQECRPGKKVVHPTLREALQIVLASQKLGNSVSRRISEIHLQPNGELVLYTAEYGIPVLFGRGSIVDKLTLLEGFWTGVVSSRGGQSLRAVDLRFADQVVARWEPSSSSESH, from the coding sequence ATGGCGCAGGCACCACAGGGCGTGAGCACAAAGGTCCGGGGCATCGGGAGCATTCTCCTGTTCCTCGGGCTCATCCTGCTCACTGCCACGGTGTCCATCGGTTCGTACGTGTGGAAGTCCGATCTGCCGGCGCGCGTCGCCGCATGCGACGGTAACCTCATCGTCCCGCGTGAAACGATCCTCCGTCAGGCGGCGGTGCCGTTGACCGGGCGGATGATGGATGTCGACCTCGGGGTGATCCGCACGCGCGTGATGAAGAATCCGTACTTCAAGGACGTTTCGGTGCACCGCGATCTGCCGGACCGGATCCTCATCCGCGTCCAGGAGCGTGTGCCGGTCGCGGTGCTGGTTGCGGCAAAGACGATGTACGTGGATTCGGAAGGCGTGATGATGCCGGCCATCCGCTCGGAGCATGCGTTCGACCTGCCGGTGATCACCGGTGCTACCGCGGTGCAGGAATGCCGCCCCGGAAAAAAGGTCGTGCATCCGACGCTGCGTGAAGCGCTGCAGATCGTGCTCGCGTCGCAGAAGCTCGGCAACTCGGTCTCGCGCCGGATCTCCGAGATCCACCTGCAGCCGAATGGAGAATTGGTGTTGTATACCGCAGAATATGGTATCCCGGTGTTGTTCGGCCGGGGGAGCATTGTAGATAAACTGACGCTTCTCGAAGGCTTCTGGACCGGCGTGGTCAGCAGCCGCGGGGGACAATCGTTGCGTGCGGTGGACCTCAGGTTCGCCGACCAGGTTGTTGCACGCTGGGAGCCGTCATCGTCATCAGAATCGCACTGA